The Papaver somniferum cultivar HN1 chromosome 3, ASM357369v1, whole genome shotgun sequence genome includes a region encoding these proteins:
- the LOC113355281 gene encoding mechanosensitive ion channel protein 10-like, whose amino-acid sequence MQSTEKEKKPVPIAEQVVLQMEEQQPETPKSSTHENESTSPRLPPRAPTPTTVRRATFAKTKSRFDERNYPNQSERSPTYEPAAEEIENTHNNNTSTDDEEEDEIWNKEHEEESEKFKKKKKIKWRTIFEWVAFFVITAALVCSLTVESIKRQTKWSLEVWKWVIMVMVLFCGRLVSSWVIKIIVFFIERNFMLREKVLYFVFGLRKSFQNVIWLGLVLLSWSLMFSPDVQKHNPIFKKVFRALIGVLVGAIIWLIKIVLVKMLASSFHVATFFDRMKESVFHHYILDSLSGPPLDEIDVTLPQKRKTFMASRSMPARLKDSKRISRRMGGSRKIDIEKLRKLSMESTASAWSVRRLMNYVTSSGLSTISRTIDDFAISESEITSEWEARMTAQRVFKNVAKPGAKYILEEDLLRFLRKEDMQTIFPFFEGAVETGQVKKSAFRNWVVHAYIERRSLAHSLNDTKTAVQQLHKLASAIVSVVILVVFVLVMGLATSKVILLITSQLLLVGFMFQNTCKTIFEAIIFVFVMHPFDVGDRCKIDGVQMIVEEMNILTTVFLRFDKEKIYYPNSVLSTKPISNFYRSPDMLDAVDFTIDSSTSMDNINLLKKAIQTYIEGRPKYWTPNHSVIVKEILTLDKLNMSLNVTHTMNHQNFGERNLRRTELIFELKRIFETLGIKYQLLPQQIHVTQYTTSGGTAQFQ is encoded by the exons ATGCAGAgtacagagaaggagaagaaacccGTACCCATTGCAGAACAAGTAGTTCTGCAGATGGAAGAACAACAACCAGAAACACCAAAAAGTTCTACCCATGAAAATGAATCAACCTCTCCTCGTCTTCCACCTAGAGCACCAACTCCTACAACTGTTAGGAGAGCCACTTTTGCAAAAACCAAGTCCAGATTTGATGAAAGAAACTATCCTAATCAATCAGAAAGGTCACCCACTTATGAACcagcagcagaagaaatagaaaacaCCCATAACAACAACACATCAaccgatgatgaagaagaagatgaaatctggaacaaagaacatgaagaagagagtgaaaagttcaaaaaaaagaagaaaattaagtGGAGGACTATCTTTGAGTGGGTTGCTTTCTTTGTCATCACAGCTGCTCTGGTATGTAGTCTTACAGTTGAGTCAATCAAGAGACAGACTAAATGGAGTTTAGAGGTCTGGAAATGGGTTATAATGGTGATGGTTCTGTTTTGTGGTAGATTAGTGTCTAGTTGGGTTATCAAGATTATAGTCTTTTTCATTGAAAGGAATTTCATGTTAAGAGAGAAAGTACTTTACTTTGTGTTTGGTCTTAGGAAGAGCTTTCAGAATGTGATTTGGTTAGGATTAGTCCTATTGTCATGGTCATTGATGTTTAGTCCAGATGTTCAGAAACATAATCCGATTTTTAAGAAGGTTTTTAGAGCTTTGATTGGGGTTCTTGTTGGTGCTATTATATGGTTGATTAAGATTGTTCTGGTGAAGATGTTAGCTTCATCGTTTCATGTGGCGACTTTCTTTGATAGGATGAAAGAAAGTGTTTTTCACCATTACATTTTGGATTCTTTATCTGGTCCCCCGCTCGACGAAATCGACGTGACGCTGCCGCAGAAGCGAAAGACATTTATGGCTTCAAG GTCGATGCCTGCGAGATTGAAAGATAGCAAGAGGATTTCCAGAAGGATGGGTGGCTCAAGGAAGATAGACATTGAGAAGCTAAGGAAACTAAGTATGGAAAGTACAGCTTCAGCTTGGAGTGTCAGGAGACTGATGAACTATGTGACGAGTTCTGGTCTGTCCACAATCTCGAGAACGATTGATGATTTTGCGATATCAGAATCAGAAATTACGAGCGAGTGGGAAGCAAGAATGACTGCCCAGAGGGTTTTCAAGAACGTTGCTAAGCCTGGAGCCAA ATACATTCTAGAGGAGGATCTGCTTAGGTTCTTAAGAAAAGAAGATATGCAGACAATATTTCCTTTCTTTGAGGGAGCTGTTGAAACTGGACAAGTCAAAAAATCTGCTTTCAGGAACTGGGTG GTGCATGCTTATATCGAGCGAAGGTCTCTTGCTCATTCTCTCAATGACACTAAAACAGCAGTGCAGCAGCTTCACAAATTAGCCAGTGCAATTGTGTCAGTGGTTATACTCGTGGTTTTCGTTCTAGTGATGGGGCTGGCGACAtccaaagttatccttttgatcaCATCCCAGCTGCTACTCGTGGGTTTCATGTTCCAGAACACGTGCAAGACCATCTTTGAAGCTATCATCTTTGTCTTTGTAATGCATCCATTTGATGTAGGCGACCGTTGTAAAATCGATGGTGTTCAG ATGATAGTGGAagagatgaatatcttgacaacgGTTTTCCTTCGATTTGACAAGGAGAAGATTTACTATCCAAACTCAGTTTTGAGCACAAAACCTATCAGCAATTTTTACAGGAGTCCAGATATGCTCGACGCAGTAGATTTTACCATTGACTCCTCCACCTCTATGGACAATATCAATCTTTTGAAGAAGGCCATACAAAC ATATATTGAGGGCAGGCCAAAGTATTGGACTCCAAACCACTCAGTCATAGTGAAAGAGATTTTGACTTTAGACAAGTTGAACATGTCTCTGAATGTGACACACACAATGAACCATCAAAATTTCGGGGAGCGAAACTTACGTAGAACTGAACTCATTTTTGAGCTGAAGAGGATCTTTGAAACCCTCGGAATCAAGTACCAGCTTCTTCCTCAGCAAATTCATGTCACCCAATATACCACATCCGGTGGGACAGCGCAATTTCAATGA
- the LOC113358994 gene encoding major pollen allergen Bet v 1-D/H-like, with product MACITFEETLHCPVAAHRMFHAMFLDAHNLMPKIMPHAVKSVDFVSGDGGSGSIQQVNFCEGGPVKYVKNRLDSKDKDNFECNYTVIESDTFGDAVDHISNEIKFEVDLVGGCICKSKSSYYPKAGAVLNEDELKVRRESSK from the exons ATGGCTTGCATTACCTTCGAAGAGACACTGCATTGTCCAGTGGCCGCACACAGAATGTTCCACGCAATGTTCCTAGATGCTCATAATTTGATGCCAAAGATCATGCCTCATGCTGTCAAGAGCGTCGACTTTGTCTCTGGTGATGGAGGCTCTGGAAGCATTCAACAAGTTAACTTCTGCGAAG GAGGTCCTGTGAAATATGTGAAGAACAGACTAGACTCCAAAGACAAAGACAACTTCGAGTGCAACTACACAGTGATTGAATCCGACACATTTGGAGACGCGGTTGATCATATCAGTAACGAGATCAAGTTTGAAGTTGATCTTGTTGGTGGTTGTATATGTAAATCGAAAAGCTCTTATTACCCTAAGGCTGGTGCAGTGTTGAATGAAGACGAGCTCAAGGTAAGAAGAGAAAGTTCAAAATAG